In Cicer arietinum cultivar CDC Frontier isolate Library 1 chromosome 7, Cicar.CDCFrontier_v2.0, whole genome shotgun sequence, a single window of DNA contains:
- the LOC101503023 gene encoding acid phosphatase 1, giving the protein MTLPPLKLFLLFSLFSISFSHETPSSHDHHHVFPRPLILEYSELEEEVRLRCSSWRFAGEANNLSPWKTVPKECAEYVKEYMTGKGYVYDLEIVSKEAEEYAKSVQLNEDGLDAWIFDIDETLLSNLPYYAAHGFGLQVFDHAKFDDWVVKGVAPAIEPSLKLYEDVLNLGYKVILLTGRSEQHRAVTVDNLINAGFRDWHQLILRGSDDKGKRAVIYKSEKRSEMEKDGYRILGNSGDQWSDLIGSSLSVKSFKLPNPMYYIS; this is encoded by the exons ATGACTCTTCCTCCCTTGAAACTCTTCCTTCTATTCTCCCTCTTCTCAATTTCCTTCTCTCACGAGACTCCAAGTTCCCACGACCATCACCACGTCTTTCCGAGACCGTTGATTTTAGAATACTCAGAACTCGAGGAAGAAGTGAGGTTGAGGTGTAGCAGCTGGAGATTCGCGGGAGAAGCGAACAATTTGAGTCCATGGAAGACAGTGCCGAAAGAATGCGCTGAATATGTGAAGGAATATATGACTGGAAAAGGATATGTTTATGACCTAGAAATTGTTTCTAAGGAAGCAGAGGAATATGCGAAGAGTGTTCAACTTAATGAGGATGGATTGGATGCTTGGATTTTTGATATTGATGAGACTTTGCTCTCTAATTTACCCTATTATGCTGCACATGGATTCGG GTTGCAGGTTTTTGACCATGCTAAGTTTGATGATTGGGTGGTGAAGGGGGTAGCCCCAGCCATAGAACCCAGTTTAAAACTCTATGAAGATGTTTTGAATCTGGGGTATAAGGTCATTCTACTTACAGGGCGGAGTGAACAACATAGGGCTGTTACTgttgataatttgataaatgCTGGGTTTCGGGATTGGCACCAGCTCATATTAAG AGGCTCAGATGACAAAGGGAAACGAGCTGTTATTTACAAATCAGAGAAGAGGAGTGAGATGGAAAAAGATGGATACAGGATTCTTGGAAATTCTGGTGATCAATGGAGCGATTTGATAGGTTCTTCATTATCTGTTAAGTCCTTCAAGCTTCCAAATCCCATGTATTACATTTCTTAG